CCGCAGCGAGGTCGTCCTCCAGATCAGCGCCGACGACTACAAGGGCGACCCGGCCCAGGCCGCCGACGCCATCGTCGCCGCCTGCCGGGGCACCGTGCGGAACAGGGTGCTCGACGACCCCGGCGTCGTGGAGGTCGAGCCGGGTACCTACAGCTTCAGCGTCCAGCCGGGCCTGGGGAAGAACAACCGGGTGAAGCTGGTCGGCTGCCTTCAGGACCTGACCATCGACCGGGTCCAGGCCGACGTCGTCTCCGTCGACACGGCCGGTTAGGGCTCGAAGCGCACCTGGGGCGTCCCGTCGCTGACGGTCAGCGTGGCCGGGATGCCGAGCAGGTCGAACGCCCGGTCCGCCAGCCCGTCACGCCGCACCGACACCACCTCGCCCTTGTGGGCACCGCCGAGGATGGTGAGCTCGACACGGCACGAGCCGTCGTCGGCGGGTGTGGCGTCCACGACGATGGCGTCGTAGCTGCCGTCTTCCAGGTGACGCTCCACTAGGTACAACAGGACCTAGAGCAGGTCGTCCAGGTGGCCCGACTTCGCACCGGCGAGGAGAGCCCGCCAGGTCCCGGCCGACAGGGTGACGGTGCCGTCGTCGGGTGACTTGCTGTCCCGGACGTAGACCCTCTCGCCGTCCGTGGCCAGCTCGACGCAGTCAGTTCCGTTCGTCGAGTAGGTCGACTTGCGCCAGATCATCGGATTCCTCCCACAAATGCGAGAACGTCGCAGCGTATTGCGCTACCAGGATAGGGAACTCGTGATACGCCGGTCCCATCAACGTGTTCGTCGCCACCAGGTAGGGCATGTCCTGGTCTTCGCCGGTGAAGATGGTGAACGAGCCGGCACCCACGGCGTGCGCCCGTTGGTCGAGGGGGATGACCCGCACGGCGACGTTGGGGCGCTCGTTCATCTCCCGAAGGTGGTCCAGTTGGCGGGCCATGACGTCCGGGCCGCCGGTCTCTCGCAGGAGCACGGAGGCGTCGATCAGGGCGTACAGGCGCAGCCGGTCCAACACCCGCTGCCGGTGGAGCCGGTGCTCGACCCGGCGGGCGATCTCCTCGTCGCTGGCAGGCGTGGCCCCGACCGACTCCAGCGAGGTGGCGTAGTCGGCGGTCTGGAGCAGGCCGGGCACCGAGACCTGCTGGCACGAGCGCAGCTCCGTGGCGCCCTGCTCCAGCGACGCGAAGTGGGTGAACCGCAGCCGGACCACGTGGCCGTTCACCCCCTCGGTCAAAGCGGCGTGGATCACGGACAGCGGG
The sequence above is a segment of the Acidimicrobiales bacterium genome. Coding sequences within it:
- a CDS encoding DUF397 domain-containing protein, giving the protein MIWRKSTYSTNGTDCVELATDGERVYVRDSKSPDDGTVTLSAGTWRALLAGAKSGHLDDLL
- a CDS encoding helix-turn-helix transcriptional regulator gives rise to the protein MRHRLVELREAATLTQEGLAEKLGISPKSVYRHEAGERTPQMDTRRKMASLYDVPLSVIHAALTEGVNGHVVRLRFTHFASLEQGATELRSCQQVSVPGLLQTADYATSLESVGATPASDEEIARRVEHRLHRQRVLDRLRLYALIDASVLLRETGGPDVMARQLDHLREMNERPNVAVRVIPLDQRAHAVGAGSFTIFTGEDQDMPYLVATNTLMGPAYHEFPILVAQYAATFSHLWEESDDLAQVDLLDERN